The DNA region TGGTAATTCCAAACTGTTCTTTTTTGCGTTTTACCCAATTTTGTAATTGCGAAAATTTATCATTTTCTATTTGGCTATAGGATATCTGTCGGTTATTTTGAATAGATAATTTTACTATTTTAAATAATAATAATGATACATAAATTATTGATATATAATTATTTATATTAAAATTATTATTTAAATTGAATGAATTAGTTTCATTCAATTTTGAGGATGGATTTGTCAATAAAAAATACAAAAAATTAATAAACAATATAGATTGCATGAACAGTCCTATTGTATAATTTGATTTGGTATTTATTGCAGCATATTTTCTCGTAAATAGGAGTAATGCCCAAAATATCGCACCGAGTGCAAGATTGTAGGCAATTGCTTCTGTAAAGTGAGAGATTAGGATGGTATATATCTGGTTCAAATTATTCGCTTTTTAGCTTATCCAACATGTCTTGAATTTGTTCGAGTTCCGCATCCGAAGGTTTTTCCGAACCCAAAGCTTGCAATATTAATTGAGAAGTAGAGCCGGCGAATAAGCTGTTGACCATTTTTCCCAACATTAATTTTTGCGTTTTCTCTTTGGATACATTGGGCTTGTAAATATGTGTTTTTTGAGAATTATCTCTTACAACTAATTGTTTATCAAACATTATTTGCATTAATTTTAATGTAGTTGTATAAGCACATTCTTTATTTAAAGAAATTTCCTCATAAACTTCACGTACCGTTGCCGCTTCTTTTTTCCAAAGAATTTGCAATATTTCTAATTCCCCTTCTGAAGGCTTGTTGGATGATAACAATTTCATAAAAAACAATTTTCAAGATTCCACATTTCCAAAGGATACGAATCCTTTCGTAACAAATTTACGAAAGGCTGAAATTTATTTTTTCGGTTTGTGAAGTTTTTAATCAATTTTAACGTGTTTTCGTTAGAATCCATTTATCTTTCAACCTGATTTTTAGACGAATTATGAAAGTGATTAATGTTGGAATTTTAGGTTTTGGAAAAGGTGCGCAGATATACAATGCACCTATAATTCAATCTGTTAAAGGATTTAATTTAAAAAAAGGAAAGACAAATAACCCTACAAGTGTTGATTATGCGAAAGAACATTTTCCAGAAATGGAAGTTGTATCAACGGATGATGATATTTTAGACGATGCTGATATTCAATTAGTTATCATTGTAACTTCTAATACTTCACATTTTTCCTTGGCAAAAGCTGCATTGGAAAAAGGAAAAAACGTAATCGTAGACAAACCATTTACCATCACCACTGCGGAAGCGGATGAACTCATTGCGCTTGCTAATGAGAAGCATTTGATGTTGACGGTTCATCAAAACAGAAGGTTTGATGGAGATTTTCAGACTTTGCATAAATTATTGGAAAGCAATAAATTAGGAAATATTGCAACGTTTGAGATACATTTTGATCGGTTTAGAAATGAACCAAAATTGAATGCTTGGCGAGAAGAAGATATTCCAGGTTCGGGTGTATTATATGATTTGGGGGCACACATTTTCGATCAAGCAGTGCAACTGTTTGGTTTGCCACAATCGATAATGGGCGATGTCTTTTGCCAACGTAAGTTTAGCAAAGCCGTTGATGCTTTTAATGTCATTTGGAAATATGATTCTGGTTTGCGTATCGTATTGACTGCAAGTATGTTAGTAGCGCAAGATATGCCACATTATGTGCTCAATGGAGATAATGGGAGTTATGTAAAATATGGAATGGATCCTCAAGAAGATGCTTTGAGAACAGGAGAAAAACCTTCTGAAAATCCGAACTGGGGTGTGGAAAATCCTGCTAATTATGGCAAATTGGTATATTTCGATAAGAATAAAAAAGTAGAAGAAGTCGTCCCAACAGAAATAGGAGATTATCGACTATTTTACCAAAATATCTATGATCATTTGACAGATGGAGCGCAATTGAAAGTGCAAGCGTCGGAATCCAGAAACATCATCCGATTGATAGAATTAGCTATGCAAAGTACTGCTGAAAACAAATGGATTAATTGGTTTTAATACATCAACTAACCAATATAAATAACTGAATAATAATTAATTACAATGGAACGTAGAAAATTTCTACAACAATCAATTTTAGCAATGGGCGGCGTCCTTGCTTCCAAATATTCTATTGCAGGTTTGGGAAAAGAAGATTTTCCAATGGTACGTGTACCAATTGCTCAACGTCGATTTAAAAGTGATGCTGTAGAGCGAGTGATCAAAGAGGTACGCGGAAGTATCGGAAATAAAGAATTGGGATGGATATTTGAAAATTGTTTTCCCAATACGATAGATACAACTGTAGAATATTCCACTAAAGACAAGAAGCCTGATACTTATGTCATTACAGGTGACATTGATGCCATGTGGTTACGAGATAGTTCGGCGCAAGTTTGGCCATATTTACCCTTATGCAAAGAGGATAAAAATTTGCATAAAATGATTGAAGGGGTTATACGCAAACAAACAGAATTTATCCTTTTAGATCCGTATGCGAATGCATTTTACAATGATCCGAAGAAAGTGAGTGAATGGAAATCAGATCTTACAGATATGCGCCCTGGTGTGCATGAGCGTAAATGGGAGATTGATAGTCTTTGTTATACGATACGTTTGGCACATGGTTATTGGAAAATAACGGGAGATACTTCCATATTTACTCCGGATTGGCATAAAGCTATGTTATCTATCATACAGACGTTTAAAGAACAACAGCGCATTCTGGATGATGGACCTTACCATTTCCAACGAGTTACCAATAAAGCGACAGATACCCTTCCAATGGATGGATATGGCTATCCTGTGAAAGGCAATGGATTGATCTGTTCGATGTTTCGCCCAAGCGATGATGCAACGATTTATCCATACTTAATTCCTTCTAACTTATTCGCAGTCACATCTTTACAACAATTAGCGGAAATATGGGAAAAAACAGGGAAAGACGCAGCATGGATTACCTCTGCTAGAGATTTAGCTCGTACCGTTTGGCAGGCTATTCAAAATTATGGTACTACTTTTCATCCAAAATATGGTAAAATTTATGCATTTGAAACCAATGGTTTTGGTAGTTTCAATTTGATGGATGATGGCAATAT from Rhizosphaericola mali includes:
- a CDS encoding BlaI/MecI/CopY family transcriptional regulator translates to MKLLSSNKPSEGELEILQILWKKEAATVREVYEEISLNKECAYTTTLKLMQIMFDKQLVVRDNSQKTHIYKPNVSKEKTQKLMLGKMVNSLFAGSTSQLILQALGSEKPSDAELEQIQDMLDKLKSE
- a CDS encoding Gfo/Idh/MocA family oxidoreductase gives rise to the protein MKVINVGILGFGKGAQIYNAPIIQSVKGFNLKKGKTNNPTSVDYAKEHFPEMEVVSTDDDILDDADIQLVIIVTSNTSHFSLAKAALEKGKNVIVDKPFTITTAEADELIALANEKHLMLTVHQNRRFDGDFQTLHKLLESNKLGNIATFEIHFDRFRNEPKLNAWREEDIPGSGVLYDLGAHIFDQAVQLFGLPQSIMGDVFCQRKFSKAVDAFNVIWKYDSGLRIVLTASMLVAQDMPHYVLNGDNGSYVKYGMDPQEDALRTGEKPSENPNWGVENPANYGKLVYFDKNKKVEEVVPTEIGDYRLFYQNIYDHLTDGAQLKVQASESRNIIRLIELAMQSTAENKWINWF
- a CDS encoding glycoside hydrolase family 125 protein encodes the protein MERRKFLQQSILAMGGVLASKYSIAGLGKEDFPMVRVPIAQRRFKSDAVERVIKEVRGSIGNKELGWIFENCFPNTIDTTVEYSTKDKKPDTYVITGDIDAMWLRDSSAQVWPYLPLCKEDKNLHKMIEGVIRKQTEFILLDPYANAFYNDPKKVSEWKSDLTDMRPGVHERKWEIDSLCYTIRLAHGYWKITGDTSIFTPDWHKAMLSIIQTFKEQQRILDDGPYHFQRVTNKATDTLPMDGYGYPVKGNGLICSMFRPSDDATIYPYLIPSNLFAVTSLQQLAEIWEKTGKDAAWITSARDLARTVWQAIQNYGTTFHPKYGKIYAFETNGFGSFNLMDDGNIPSLLSLPYLGAVQETDQTYLNTRKYVLSGDNPFYFQGEAAEGVGSPHTGKDQIWHLAIIMRALTSNDDKEIAQALKYIQTTHAGTGFMHESFDKDIPMKFSRKWFAWANTLCGELIWKLYKEKKHLLDA